The Candidatus Komeilibacteria bacterium CG_4_10_14_0_2_um_filter_37_10 genome includes a region encoding these proteins:
- a CDS encoding chromosome partitioning protein ParA, which produces MTRVISIVNQKGGVGKTTTCINLAAYLAKLGCRVLLVDMDPQGNATSGLGHAPMEIKESIYEVLVEEPRRIDSIIRPTTVDLLHLAPANPNLAGANIDLVDFPRREFKLWDNLSDIAGQYDFILIDNPPSLGLLTINGLVAADEILIPVQTEYYALEGLSQLLYTIKLVKDNLKPELQILGAVMTMYDGRSKLSEAVFYELYQYFPNKIFRSIIPRNVRLAEAPSHGKSIADYDPRSKGARAYEKLAKEVLEAKRYN; this is translated from the coding sequence ATGACCAGAGTGATTTCTATCGTTAATCAAAAAGGTGGCGTTGGTAAAACAACGACCTGTATTAATTTAGCCGCCTACTTAGCTAAATTAGGTTGTCGGGTATTATTAGTTGATATGGATCCTCAGGGAAATGCAACCTCTGGTTTGGGACACGCTCCCATGGAAATCAAAGAAAGTATTTATGAAGTTTTGGTAGAGGAGCCAAGAAGAATTGATAGTATTATCCGACCAACAACTGTGGATTTATTACATTTAGCTCCGGCTAATCCAAATTTGGCTGGCGCCAATATTGACTTGGTTGATTTCCCCAGACGAGAATTTAAACTATGGGACAATCTCAGCGACATTGCCGGCCAATATGATTTTATTCTCATTGATAATCCGCCTTCACTAGGATTATTAACTATTAATGGTTTAGTAGCGGCTGACGAGATACTAATTCCGGTACAAACCGAATATTATGCTTTAGAAGGTTTGAGTCAATTATTATATACGATAAAGTTAGTCAAAGATAATTTGAAACCAGAATTACAAATTTTGGGCGCTGTTATGACTATGTATGATGGACGATCGAAGTTGTCGGAAGCAGTTTTTTATGAATTGTATCAGTATTTTCCCAACAAGATTTTTCGTTCGATCATTCCTCGTAATGTACGATTGGCAGAGGCGCCATCTCACGGTAAGTCTATTGCTGATTATGACCCACGCTCCAAAGGAGCTCGAGCCTATGAGAAGTTAGCGAAAGAAGTTTTAGAAGCTAAGCGTTATAATTAA